Part of the Acetomicrobium sp. S15 = DSM 107314 genome is shown below.
CAAGAATACTATCGGAATCGGTTGAAACTTTTGGGAGTGGCCTAAATGGATGATAAATTGCTGAGCCAAGAGGAAAGGCCGTGAGGCGTGAAAAGTGATGAGTGATCAGTAATGAGTGATGAGTGATCAGTGATGAGTGAAGAGTGAAAAATGTGCATGCGAGTGTATGATTGTAAAAAGTAGAACAAGGATTAGGGCAGGCTAAGAAACACAAAAAGTAAAGACCTGACTCTGGGGTTTGCCCCCTTCTACCTGCCCGATGAAGCTTTAACCTGTTCTGCAAATCAGAGGTGAAGCCAACATATAATTTCCCATCAACTTCACTATAAAGTACATGCACGTAGTACATGTTATTCCACGGGGTGAACTACATTGCTTGGTATCGAAACAACAGACCTTTTACCTGGTCCACCAGACTATACTTTTCCTCCTTTGGAAACTCACTGACGATTTCATAAACTTTGGTAACAACTCCTTCCAAACATCCAAATCTTTGTGCGTTTTCAGACTCCTCATTGTTTCATGCCCTCATCCTGTGTTCCATACCCTCAGGTGTTCAGTATATCTCACATCTCACATTTCTCACGTCTTACATCTCACGTTTCTCACAGCCCCTTGACACACCCATTTACAGGTAGTATTTTTACTCATGAAAGGTAAACCTAAAAACAGGTGGTATTTTGGAAAGCATGTTAGATACTTTGATCACCTCGCAAACGAGGGTGAAGCTTTTGCTTAAATTTTTCTTGAATCCCGAGAGCAAGTCTTATTTAAGGGAATTGGCCGAAGAATTCGGCGAATCCACCAATGCGGTTCGCCTTGAGCTAAACCGACTTGCGCAAGCCGGGCT
Proteins encoded:
- a CDS encoding GIY-YIG nuclease family protein, with the protein product MYYVHVLYSEVDGKLYVGFTSDLQNRLKLHRAGRRGQTPESGLYFLCFLACPNPCSTFYNHTLACTFFTLHSSLITHHSLLITHHFSRLTAFPLGSAIYHPFRPLPKVSTDSDSIL